AGAAAAAATATCAAGTGGCTCTCagctgggggtgattttgccccctcGGAGACATTTGGCCATATGTGGggacattttttgttgttataactAGGGTGGGCCAGgtatgctgctaaacatcctataatgcacaggacagtccctcACTACCaggaattatccagcccaaaatgtcaaaagTGCCTAGTTTGAGAAAACTTGCTCTAGACGTCTTCCGGCTCTCATGCCAGAGGATCTTAAGATCACTCAAGGATGATTGTTTTCAACCTATCTATTTCACCACCACTCCCATTCTCAGTGATCAGTAAGTCTACCCTGAGACATAACTCCTAGTTTTGCTGCATTCTGGGTTTCTCTCCAAGATCCCTCTTCCTGCTCTCTAGGCCAGCAGGGAGGTGGGCAGAAGGCAGATCCCCAAGACTTCAGGTTAAGACCCACCTCTTAACTCTTATCCAGTGGGAAACAATAAGGCTCCTGACAGGGATGGCGTTAAGGATAGAGGTAGTAGCAGGATGGGGGTAATTAAGAGAACTCAtcttaaattgaatttttaattaattttaaaaaaaaaggaaagatcttAGGAGCCAGCAATGCTACAGAAACATAGGGTTAGAGGCCTACCTAGAGAAAGACCCTGGTATTGGCAGAGAGATACTGAGGGACTGAGTTTCAAGTCTGAGATCTAAAGAGAAAAAGTAGACTAGCCAGTGGTCACCCTCCCAGACCCTGCTTGACGTCTGCTTCAGTTCATTCCAGGATGAAAGATAAGGGCAGGGAGGTAGGGAGCTTCTTAGCAAAGCCGGCTTCAGCTTTGGTAATCTCACCTACCCACCACATTTAAGGAGTTCCAGGTTAAGAGTTTACAAACATATGGCACCTAGACCGTCATTCAGGAGAAGGGAACTCATTCCAAGTTCCCAGAAAACTCCTATCTCAGATCTGATAGTGTCCAGGGCTTCAGCTGAGCTCCTTCTGGCCAACCAGTAGTCACTTGGTCAGTCCTGCTGCCTTGACCCCATCTCCAGCAGGGGCTACAGCCAGAGGGAGTAGAGGGAGTCCAGCCCCCAAGCCATTTGAGGCACAATTAGATAGGGAAAAGAGGGGCCCTGGGGTTACTGATTCTAAGAGGGAAACTGGTAGGGCCAGCATCTCTTCTGGGCTGGACAGGGTGAAGGCTGGACACACAGTGGAAcctgattaaaggaaaaaaagaaggaagattagCCTCGAAGAAAACCTTAGGGAGAGGGTACCACCTGGTTCACACTTAACTATTTCCACAGTgtgctctttttttctgtttctacctGTCTGCACatccctttctctctgcctttctggATCCTACCTTTTTGACTTTTCCATTCtaattttcttcctcccttcactTCCCATTCTTGCAGAGGATCACGGTTCCGAGGCAGGGGGCTGGAGGTGTTGGATGGGTTTCTCTAATCACTCACCAGTCGTATTGGAGCTACAAGCCCCTAGAATTGCTCCATGGTCTGTCTCGGTTTCCCTTGGATCTCATCTGCTCCTGAACTGCACCTGTCTGTGAAAAAGCACACGTGAGACCCTCTCCTAAATCTTCATATGGCACAGTAAAAGAGCTCCCCTGTGCCCTCCAGGGAAGAGGTTGACCCCATCTCCTTGACAAAATCAAATAAATctgaaaaggttaaaaataatctCTATTTCTCCAAGGGAAGTAAGTCTCAATGCCTCCCTTCACAATGACCTTCATGAGGATGAGACAAAGTGGGTCTTTTACTAGTAAGATCCTCTCACAAAGGACTCTCCCATATTTATCTGTGTTTCATAACTGGTGAAGATTCCTTCACTACCTCCAAGCCCATTTACCTTATTTTGAGAGCAGAAATGCATATTAAACATTACTCAGGATAGAGGTGCTCAGCCTTTTCCCTGTCCCAACACTCCCAACCACAATATGACTTACTGTGGCGCTGAGATAGCAGTTCTTAGTTAATAGAAAGAAGGATTATGGTTTCTGGAAAAAGCCCTCCAAGTAACTATTAAGACATATATATCCTCCAtccaatgaagaaaaatctgcTAATTGTAAAGATGAGGGAGCCTAGGACAGAGACCTGAAATGTCAGATCTCAGATTTATGCAGCCTGAGACCAGGACTAGAATCCTAGCTTCTAGCTTCCCATCGAGTATTCTGTTATGGCCCCAGCTTGAACTTTCAAAAAAGGGCACAGTTCTAGGTCACAACCTCATATCAACCTCTCCCCATTCCCTTGTTACCATGGCAAGTCCATCTCCAGCACCCATCTCCCCAGAGCCAATGTGAGTCAGGTGGACAAAATTCATTGGTTCCCCAATCATGGTCCGGTCAATCcgtctcctcttcttcttctgattgGAGAAGACAGGGAGTTACATCAcagtggaggaagggaagagttGCAAACCACTAAGGGAAAAGCTAAGGGCCTGGTGGGAAAGGGGATACGGCATTACAACAGGGAAATCACTAGGGTATGAAAGGCAAGGTTAGAACAACATAAACAGAGAGAGGACACAGGCAGGGTGGTAAGGGCAGTGGCCTGCAGAGTGAACACTGGACAAAGAAAGGACATGTCAAAGTCACCTCTGGCTGATGAGGAAACAGTGGGGAAAACTGACAGGTATTAAGCTCCACCTACAACCCCTGTCCAACTCAAAATGgacaggaaaaagaagagatagcTAGGACTGTTCACTTCCTCCATCACCCAGTCCCCTTTATTCCATGTACACACCTGCCAGGCCATAGAAGCTATCCTGACAGAGAAGGCGGCAAGAAGTGTGCTTTTTAGACGGCGGATCCTAGACTGATGTATCTATGTCCCAGTATACGGTAACTGGTTtcggtggggtggggtggggtgggggagacttACCGGCTGGGGTTTCTCTACCACGCAGCAGCCCAGTTTGTGCCAAAATTCACTCATGTTCCCCGATGGTTCCAGTTTCACGCCTCTGCCTGAGGCCCCAGAGGGCTCTTGCTCTGGTGCCTTGACCGCCCACTCCTCACTCCCCTCAGGTGTAACAACACCCTGGGTTTACTCAGCTGGACAGGTCTAGAGAAAGTGGAGTCCTCGGAGCCCTTAAGCTGAGCGGTGAAGGTCAGTGTCTCAGACCCTGAGAGACTAGCAAGGTCAGAGAGTGGGGTGGGCAAGCAGGCACGAGGTTACGTCTTCCACAGACCTGGAACCCTGGATGAGCAGAAAGTAAAGAGAGGAGAAACTTTAATGAGAAATCCACTCCCCCACTCTTTGAGAAGGCTCCTGATGAGCCCATATCTTCTTGCTCCCCTGTAAAGGCCCTAGTCCTACAACCAACACTAACCTTCTCCAAACATAAGAACCTCCAAGTCTGActgtcagagaaaggcaaacaacCAAAAGGGCACCAAAGGGTTACGGAACAGTAGCTGCTGGTACCGacggaggggagaggaagggggctagaagctaggaagagaggatgggaggggacTAAATGATACTGGCAGAAATGAGCAAAGTTTGGGGGTGCTACAAGCTCCACCTCCCTTCTCCCTGGGCTTAAGGCAGAAGGGGAGGGGCGTTTAAGTGACTTTGAAGAGGAAATGGTGGTTTTTTGTTCTCACAAACAAGGCCTCCACCCCTGACCCTCCCTTTTTCCTTACCTTACCCTGAACACCTAGATTTTCTTTAAGACCAAGAGAGGCCTTGACTACCTAGGTCCTAGGTGACCAACTGCAGCAGGTTGGAACCTAAGACTTTCTACAGTGAGGaatttcttccctctctgttccCTGCCCTTGTTCTTCCTCATTTCCCTCAACTGAGATCCAACCCCTCCCAGAAGCCATTTAACAGTTTTTTTATTACTTGACCTTGAGATCCTTCCTGAGGGCTGCCTACACTCTGTTTTATCTGTGTTCTATGTCAATGCACTCCTCTGTGTGCACCTCTGTTTGCACATATGTGGCATGACCCCATGTCCACATGTGTGTCTTGTGGAGATCATCTGTGCACAGGTTGTAGGTACACGTGCCAGGTATCTTCTGTCCCATGAGGAATCTTTTTCCAGCCTCCCCACCCTCTTCACATGTCCTGTCATGCCACTCCACTCTGCCTCACAACCCATAGggcctgggcctccctccctccctcctcccctcatgCTGTGACctgttctctcttccctccttacCACTTCCACCCCCAATCTTCATCAGCCAACCAGACATGAGGAACTTTCCAACAGCATTAGTGTCCAAGGAAGAACTTCCTCCCCTCTTCATTACTGCCAGCC
The genomic region above belongs to Phocoena sinus isolate mPhoSin1 chromosome 1, mPhoSin1.pri, whole genome shotgun sequence and contains:
- the CDC42SE1 gene encoding CDC42 small effector protein 1, whose protein sequence is MSEFWHKLGCCVVEKPQPKKKRRRIDRTMIGEPMNFVHLTHIGSGEMGAGDGLAMTGAVQEQMRSKGNRDRPWSNSRGL